One window from the genome of Candidatus Synechococcus calcipolaris G9 encodes:
- a CDS encoding transposase translates to MKENVQMSQKPRRTFTAEQKAQAVAIVKQSGKPISQVAQEMGLTESALRQWVKQATIDQGGGNQGAQNSFIVGVNCLNPACPDGMGKSAQPKASLACLSQYSTQALKP, encoded by the coding sequence ATGAAGGAGAATGTCCAAATGAGTCAAAAACCAAGACGAACATTTACTGCCGAACAAAAAGCTCAAGCTGTGGCAATTGTGAAACAGTCAGGCAAGCCGATCAGCCAAGTGGCCCAGGAAATGGGTTTGACAGAAAGTGCCCTACGCCAATGGGTCAAACAAGCAACCATTGACCAGGGTGGTGGCAACCAAGGAGCACAAAACTCATTCATCGTCGGTGTCAATTGCTTAAACCCAGCGTGCCCAGATGGGATGGGAAAGTCTGCCCAGCCTAAAGCATCTTTAGCTTGCTTGAGTCAGTATTCAACTCAAGCCCTAAAGCCGTAG
- the rdgB gene encoding RdgB/HAM1 family non-canonical purine NTP pyrophosphatase yields the protein MTSPFFSESDISLPTSSLPIFPLPVLVVASHNTGKLGEFQTYLQPLATEVLAMPQDLDIPETESTFLGNAALKAKTVALATQQWAIADDSGLEVRALAGAPGLYSARYGSTDQERIERLLRELAGQGDRSARFVCVLALANPAGEIVAHCEGECLGEILEAPRGTAGFGYDPIFFVPSMGLSFAEMEPEMKQQVSHRGQALQHFLAQMNP from the coding sequence ATGACATCTCCCTTTTTTTCGGAGTCGGATATTTCCCTACCCACCTCGTCCCTACCAATATTTCCCTTACCGGTGTTGGTTGTCGCCAGTCACAATACAGGTAAGTTAGGAGAGTTTCAAACCTACTTGCAGCCCTTGGCCACCGAGGTTTTGGCGATGCCCCAGGACTTAGACATTCCTGAAACCGAATCTACGTTTCTGGGGAATGCAGCCCTTAAGGCGAAAACGGTGGCTCTAGCCACCCAACAGTGGGCGATCGCCGATGATTCCGGTTTAGAAGTCAGGGCATTGGCCGGGGCACCGGGTCTCTATTCAGCCCGTTATGGTTCAACAGATCAAGAACGAATTGAGCGACTACTGCGAGAATTGGCTGGCCAGGGCGATCGCTCAGCAAGGTTTGTTTGTGTTTTAGCCTTGGCAAATCCGGCGGGGGAGATCGTGGCCCACTGTGAAGGGGAGTGCCTGGGCGAAATTTTAGAGGCACCACGGGGAACGGCCGGCTTTGGCTACGATCCAATTTTCTTTGTGCCGAGTATGGGCCTCAGTTTTGCTGAAATGGAGCCAGAGATGAAGCAGCAGGTCAGCCACCGGGGTCAGGCCCTCCAGCATTTTTTAGCTCAGATGAATCCCTAG
- a CDS encoding nitroreductase family protein translates to MEKLAPAHYPIQDLIQRRWSPLAFRDRPIPMTDLARLLEAARWSPSSYNEQPWVFLVAEKYINPTGFNKLLSCLVEANQVWAARAPVLMIGLAKNHFAHNNTVNRHAFYDLGAAVAYLTLQAMDLGIYVHQMAGFDPVKTREVAQVPSSHEPVVAIALGYYGELSSLPPNYQERERGPRNRNPLKDIAFRDTWGDSFPLP, encoded by the coding sequence ATGGAAAAACTCGCACCTGCTCACTATCCCATTCAAGACCTAATTCAAAGACGCTGGAGTCCGCTAGCCTTTAGAGATCGCCCAATCCCCATGACTGATTTAGCGCGACTGTTGGAAGCCGCCCGCTGGTCTCCCTCATCCTATAATGAACAACCCTGGGTCTTTTTGGTAGCAGAAAAATATATCAATCCAACGGGATTTAATAAGTTGCTAAGTTGTTTGGTAGAAGCGAATCAGGTTTGGGCCGCCCGTGCCCCCGTTTTGATGATCGGTCTAGCAAAAAATCATTTTGCCCACAACAATACCGTAAACCGCCATGCCTTCTATGACTTGGGCGCGGCAGTGGCCTATTTAACCCTGCAAGCCATGGATTTAGGGATTTACGTTCATCAAATGGCTGGCTTTGATCCCGTAAAAACCCGTGAGGTTGCCCAAGTTCCCAGTAGCCATGAACCGGTTGTGGCGATCGCCCTAGGATATTACGGTGAGTTATCCAGCTTACCCCCCAACTACCAAGAGCGAGAACGTGGCCCCCGAAATCGCAACCCCCTCAAAGACATTGCCTTTAGGGATACCTGGGGCGATTCCTTTCCCCTGCCCTAG
- a CDS encoding pirin family protein, whose amino-acid sequence MPQTLPTTHLYPAQDRGQEQRDWLNSYHTFSFGRFYDPQRMGFGSLRVINHDFVAPKGGFPTHSHQDMEILTYVLRGQLEHRDSLGNGAVIQPGEVQIMSAGTGITHSEFNPSATEPVELLQIWVLPERDRLSPRYDQQPVMVRHQPNQWHLIAAPEGDNGAVIVYQKIRVLATILTAGRSLDYTLGASHRAWLQIAQGTVEMNGQVLHQGDGLAIYGPGDLTLTNPSSDQDAEVLLFDQFDSAS is encoded by the coding sequence ATGCCCCAAACCCTACCCACAACTCACCTGTATCCTGCCCAGGATCGTGGTCAAGAACAACGGGATTGGCTGAACAGCTATCATACGTTTTCCTTTGGTCGTTTTTATGATCCCCAGCGCATGGGATTTGGCAGCCTACGGGTGATTAACCATGATTTTGTTGCTCCTAAGGGCGGGTTTCCCACCCACAGCCACCAGGATATGGAAATTCTCACCTATGTCCTGCGGGGCCAATTGGAGCACCGCGATAGTTTGGGGAATGGGGCGGTGATTCAACCAGGGGAAGTGCAAATTATGAGTGCGGGTACTGGCATTACCCACAGCGAATTTAATCCCTCGGCCACGGAACCGGTGGAACTCCTGCAAATTTGGGTTCTACCTGAGCGAGATCGCCTCAGCCCCCGCTACGATCAACAACCCGTGATGGTACGCCATCAACCCAATCAGTGGCATTTAATTGCGGCACCGGAGGGAGACAATGGGGCGGTGATTGTGTATCAAAAAATCCGAGTCTTGGCAACAATTTTGACGGCGGGACGTTCCTTAGACTACACCCTAGGGGCCAGCCATCGGGCCTGGTTACAAATTGCCCAGGGAACCGTAGAGATGAATGGTCAAGTCCTCCATCAGGGGGATGGGTTAGCCATCTATGGACCGGGGGATTTAACCTTGACGAATCCCAGTTCTGATCAAGACGCAGAGGTTTTACTTTTTGATCAGTTTGACTCGGCGAGCTAG
- a CDS encoding septal ring lytic transglycosylase RlpA family protein: MKKHLYIGLATTALTVFGLLSSSQANEELRSRSSQLVDGSDNQSQLTTASKVGERQTPVTSSPSRAIAKIHNHDLSGRDAATVYLRGIPVLTFVGNLTTTTNSVKVANLTGVTQQSTTSNLSETAQQATTLAARLNQLHQKGFDANLIQVRWQPEEKAYLIYADKEHLLTLGDHTILPQANQDSQENALRITNLIRRQLGNAPALTAVTGAENNTTTVAVGPIRMQMTGVASWYGPGFHGNRTANGERFDQYAMTAAHRTLPFGTRVRVTNLSNGRSVVVRINDRGPFSPGRSLDLSKGAASAIGMIGAGVGTVRMDILE, encoded by the coding sequence ATGAAGAAACATTTGTACATTGGACTAGCCACAACAGCGTTAACGGTGTTTGGACTCCTCTCCTCTAGTCAAGCCAATGAAGAACTGCGTTCCCGCTCATCTCAATTGGTTGATGGCTCAGACAATCAAAGCCAACTCACAACAGCTAGTAAAGTTGGTGAACGGCAAACTCCGGTAACATCATCTCCTTCCCGGGCGATCGCCAAAATTCACAACCATGATTTATCCGGTCGGGATGCCGCTACGGTTTATCTGCGGGGAATTCCTGTCTTGACCTTTGTGGGCAACCTCACCACCACAACCAATTCGGTCAAAGTCGCCAATCTCACTGGTGTAACTCAGCAATCCACCACATCCAACCTATCCGAGACAGCCCAACAAGCTACGACCTTGGCGGCTCGTCTGAACCAGCTTCACCAAAAGGGCTTTGATGCCAATCTCATCCAGGTACGTTGGCAGCCGGAAGAAAAAGCCTATCTCATCTATGCCGATAAGGAGCATCTGCTCACCCTTGGGGATCACACGATTTTGCCCCAGGCCAATCAAGATAGCCAGGAAAATGCCCTGCGGATTACCAATCTGATTCGGCGACAGTTGGGGAATGCCCCTGCCTTGACTGCCGTTACCGGTGCGGAAAATAACACCACCACGGTGGCGGTGGGGCCGATTCGGATGCAGATGACGGGGGTTGCCTCCTGGTATGGCCCTGGCTTCCATGGGAATCGCACCGCCAATGGTGAGCGATTTGACCAGTACGCCATGACCGCTGCCCACCGAACCTTGCCCTTTGGAACCAGGGTGCGGGTCACTAACCTCAGTAATGGGCGATCTGTGGTGGTACGAATTAACGATCGCGGCCCCTTTAGTCCCGGACGCTCCCTTGATTTATCCAAGGGAGCCGCCTCTGCCATTGGCATGATTGGTGCCGGTGTGGGTACAGTGCGAATGGATATTCTTGAGTAA
- a CDS encoding nucleoside triphosphate pyrophosphatase gives MLPFILASASPARRQLLEQVGLQPQICPSHFDESVVQAATPAEMVRILARCKAEIVASQYSGDALVLGCDSILVLKGQIYGKPESPAQAISRWQQMRGETGQLLTGHALMDTRQNLTLVDVEETDVTFAWLSDRQIKDYVASGEPLNCAGCFALDGQGGLFVEKIVGTPSNVIGLSLPLLRRLLGELGYELGPEGLRLSAPQSPAFPS, from the coding sequence ATGCTACCGTTTATCCTTGCCTCTGCTTCTCCGGCCCGCCGGCAACTATTGGAACAAGTTGGTCTTCAGCCGCAGATCTGTCCCAGTCATTTTGATGAATCGGTGGTTCAGGCGGCGACCCCAGCGGAAATGGTACGAATTTTAGCCCGCTGTAAGGCGGAAATCGTTGCCAGTCAATACTCCGGGGATGCCCTAGTCTTAGGTTGTGATTCTATTTTGGTCTTGAAGGGACAGATCTACGGAAAGCCTGAAAGTCCAGCCCAGGCGATCTCCCGTTGGCAACAGATGCGTGGTGAAACGGGGCAACTTCTGACGGGCCATGCCCTGATGGATACCCGGCAAAATCTCACCCTAGTAGACGTTGAGGAAACCGATGTCACCTTTGCCTGGCTGAGCGATCGCCAAATTAAGGACTATGTGGCCAGCGGCGAACCCCTGAACTGTGCCGGTTGCTTTGCCCTGGATGGCCAAGGGGGGTTATTCGTTGAGAAAATTGTCGGTACTCCCAGTAACGTCATTGGCTTGAGCTTACCCCTGCTGCGACGACTTCTGGGGGAGTTGGGCTACGAACTGGGCCCGGAAGGACTAAGACTTAGCGCACCACAATCACCGGCGTTCCCATCGTAA